Genomic DNA from Gilliamella sp. ESL0441:
TATCGATAATAGGATCTATTTTATCTATTTTTCTTAAACAACTTCAAATATTGCCCATACCCAGCTGCTTCAAGTTTGTTAGTAGGAATAAAACGTAAAGCTGCAGAATTTATGCAATAACGTAATCCTCCTAATACTTTTGGACCATCATTAAAGACATGACCTAAATGTGAGTCTGCTTTGATAGAACGAACTTCAGTACGTTGCATACCATGACTATTATCGTTTTTTTCTAAAATGTTTTTAGCGTCAATGGGTTTAGCGAAACTAGGCCAACCACATCCGGAATCAAATTTATCTAACGAACTAAATAGCGGTTCCCCTGACACGATATCAACATATAAACCCTCTTCATGATTATCATTAAATTCATTTTCAAAAGGAGGTTCTGTCCCATTTTGCTGAGTTACATGATATTGCATTGGTGTTAATGCTGATATTGCTTTTTCTTTGATTAATTTATTCATAATTCACCTAGTCTTTTTAAAATTAATAAAGTGTTATTTTATTAGCATCGATTGAAGGACTTTATCTTTAACCCAAAAGTAATGATATAGAGCCCCAATGACATGAAGCATAATTAATATAGCTAACAAATATGAACTGACTAAATGTGTTGTATGAAAAAACTGATAAAACTCATTTGGTACGTTTATAGCAGGAATGGAAATCATACCAAAAAAATTGAGCGGACGGCTACTCATCAAATAACCAGAAAGTGGAACAATCAAAAGAAAAATATAGATAAACCCTTGAGTAGATTTTGATAAAATCCGTTGCAATCTTTGATGTTTATCTAAAACATCTGGGATGCCATATTGTATAATCACTTTAATACGCCATATCGTTAAAATAAAAACCAAAACGCCGATTGATTTATGTAACAGATATATATTCGGCATCCCTCCCAAAAATTGGGATAAGATGATTTTAAACATAATTATTAAAAACGCTAATATAACGACTACTGCTGATAGCCAATGTATTATTTTTTGTTGACTACGATACTGAGGGTAATCTTGCATAACTTACTCACTTTTAGGTTTAGATTTATCTTGCCAATGCTGAGACAAAAAAGCAGAACGACCAGATAATTGATAATAACGATTATAGTGTTGTGATTGTTTTTTATAAAAATCTTGATGATACTCTTCAGCCGGATAAAAAGCGACAGCCGGTTCGATAGCGACCCGAATAGGGTGAGTAAAACGACTACTTGCCTCTAATTCTTTTTTCGATTCTAATGCTAAATTGTGCTGAAATTCATTATGATAAAAAATAACTGGGCGATATGAATCCCCTCGGTCTGCAAATTGACCATTTTGATCCGTAGGATCAATTTGCTGCCAAAAAATATCCAATAACTTTTTATAACTGATTTTTTTAGGATCAAAAGTGATTTGAACAGCTTCAGTATGCCCAGTATCACCTTGACAAACTTGTTCATAGGTTGGATTTGATACATGTCCACCGGTATAACCCGATACCACACTAATAACACCCTCGTATTGATCAAACGGCTTGACCATACACCAAAAACAACCGCCGGCAAATGTTGCTTGCTCATATTGTTGCATAATAATCTCCAATAAAATGATTTTAAAAGACACCCCTTGAAAAAGCTTAAAAAATCACCATTTCACAAGCTAACCATCTCAGTTTTAGGAGGATCGAATATGGCTAGTGGTTGGGCATCTGATGATGCCGTTAATCAACAAATTGAAAGCACAATTGCTGATGCTATCGAAAATGCTAGACGCCAACTTAAACAAGGTGCTCAAAGTGCTGATTTCTGCGTTGAATGCGGAGATCCTATTCCACAAGCACGAAAGCTTGCATTACCTGGCGTACAATATTGTTTAAACTGCCAACAGGAACTGGATAAGCAATCTGCTAAAGCGGCAATTTTATATAATCGCCGAGGCAGTAAAGATAGCCAACTTCGTTAATGATACAGTTAATTGCTTAATTATTATATTCATTGTTATATATAACTGAAATCACTCTTTTAGTTAAAAACATGTTGGATTCAATACAAATGCCTAGATAATGATTTATACATTTTTGGAGCGTTACTAATTGTTCTTTGCTAGTTTTAAAAGTAAAAAAACAAGCAACGCTCCTTTTTAATACTTTTGATAACCAAAACACATAGAATGTGAATGTATTTTAGCAATGATTTTCTACTTTTTTTTATCTGGATGAGGATCTTTTACTGAGTCGCCCTGCCCTGAAACAATATACCAACCATTTTTAATATGGGGTTTTTTGTTATGATCCGGACATGGAGGCAAGGATTTTTTACTTTGATTTGAAAAAGTATAACCACAATCAGCACACTTGTAGGTGCCCGCTGAAACATCACTACCGTATGAAGCAAATTTCTGTACCATTATTAGCTCCTCGTATAATTGTTTGTTAGTGATAAGCACATTACTTATCTCTATTATATATAAACGTCTATCAATAAAAAATCAAGTTCAGATTTGATTAATTTACAATCGGACTGATAATTTTATCATCAAATTTATCAAAAATCAGATATAATAAAAACTGCTTTTCAAGTAAAAACACGTTTTTAACCATATTCTATTTAAATTAAAACTTACTAAATTTAATCACGTCATTTTTTAATTAATAATGAAAATAAGTAGATTTTTATTTCTCTAAAAAGGCATGGATCAATGCCAGTTAAAATAACTTAATAATTTGGAGGTTGGAAATGTATTTACTACAAATGGCGCCGAAATTTTTACTTGCGTTAATCATTTTACTTATTTACGTGA
This window encodes:
- a CDS encoding cytochrome b, which gives rise to MQDYPQYRSQQKIIHWLSAVVVILAFLIIMFKIILSQFLGGMPNIYLLHKSIGVLVFILTIWRIKVIIQYGIPDVLDKHQRLQRILSKSTQGFIYIFLLIVPLSGYLMSSRPLNFFGMISIPAINVPNEFYQFFHTTHLVSSYLLAILIMLHVIGALYHYFWVKDKVLQSMLIK
- the msrA gene encoding peptide-methionine (S)-S-oxide reductase MsrA; the encoded protein is MQQYEQATFAGGCFWCMVKPFDQYEGVISVVSGYTGGHVSNPTYEQVCQGDTGHTEAVQITFDPKKISYKKLLDIFWQQIDPTDQNGQFADRGDSYRPVIFYHNEFQHNLALESKKELEASSRFTHPIRVAIEPAVAFYPAEEYHQDFYKKQSQHYNRYYQLSGRSAFLSQHWQDKSKPKSE
- the msrB gene encoding peptide-methionine (R)-S-oxide reductase MsrB, with amino-acid sequence MNKLIKEKAISALTPMQYHVTQQNGTEPPFENEFNDNHEEGLYVDIVSGEPLFSSLDKFDSGCGWPSFAKPIDAKNILEKNDNSHGMQRTEVRSIKADSHLGHVFNDGPKVLGGLRYCINSAALRFIPTNKLEAAGYGQYLKLFKKNR
- a CDS encoding DksA/TraR family C4-type zinc finger protein, translating into MASGWASDDAVNQQIESTIADAIENARRQLKQGAQSADFCVECGDPIPQARKLALPGVQYCLNCQQELDKQSAKAAILYNRRGSKDSQLR